The Bernardetia litoralis DSM 6794 genome includes a window with the following:
- a CDS encoding TIGR02452 family protein yields MQKSRRITIAKDTVEVIKNGFYINQKNEKVDISEIQEQAQKNSELFEANDNFMLEAHYEPLRSIKRKFYTQNESVMVVIDNLLKANNKPVFCLNFASAKNIGGGFLTGAQAQEESIARVTGLSACCFEFFEEYYQFHRSRKSMLYTDTMIYSPNVPIFKNDEGEYLDKPQKVSILTSAAVNAGVVRRQERKRIDKIIPVMYQRIEKVLAIAHHNGYKNLVLGAWGCGVFQNEPADIAKIFHDLLTTKFEDCFEEVVFAIKTNQEKIINPFLKYFPKN; encoded by the coding sequence ATGCAAAAATCAAGACGCATAACCATTGCAAAAGATACCGTTGAGGTAATCAAAAACGGTTTTTATATCAATCAGAAAAATGAAAAAGTAGATATATCAGAAATTCAAGAACAGGCGCAGAAAAATTCAGAGCTTTTTGAAGCAAATGATAATTTTATGTTAGAAGCTCATTACGAACCTCTAAGAAGTATAAAAAGAAAGTTTTATACACAAAATGAATCCGTTATGGTCGTAATTGATAATTTGTTGAAGGCGAATAATAAACCTGTTTTTTGTCTAAATTTTGCTTCTGCCAAAAATATTGGGGGTGGTTTTCTGACAGGCGCACAAGCACAAGAGGAATCTATCGCACGAGTAACAGGACTTAGTGCCTGCTGTTTTGAGTTTTTTGAAGAGTATTATCAGTTTCATCGCAGTAGAAAAAGTATGCTTTATACCGATACGATGATTTATTCGCCTAATGTTCCGATTTTCAAAAATGATGAAGGAGAATATTTAGACAAGCCACAAAAAGTGAGTATTCTGACTTCAGCAGCCGTAAACGCAGGAGTTGTAAGAAGACAAGAGAGAAAACGAATAGATAAAATTATCCCTGTAATGTATCAGCGAATCGAAAAAGTATTGGCTATTGCTCATCACAATGGTTATAAAAATTTAGTTTTGGGAGCGTGGGGCTGTGGTGTTTTTCAAAATGAGCCTGCTGACATTGCTAAAATCTTTCACGACCTTCTCACTACAAAATTTGAAGACTGTTTTGAAGAAGTTGTCTTTGCTATCAAAACCAATCAAGAGAAAATTATAAATCCTTTTTTAAAGTATTTTCCAAAAAATTAA
- a CDS encoding class I SAM-dependent methyltransferase, which translates to MSQLNPNDKEYEEYKKEPSDYLEANKKMWNSLTEAHKNSNFYNVSQFKKDRNSLNAIEINEVGDVEGKSLLHLQCHFGMDTLSWANMGAEVTGMDMSDASIELAGELSKEIETPAKFVVSDVYSLRDNLQGEFDVVFTSYGAIGWLPDLNKWAEIVASYIKEGGFFYMVEFHPVIYMYEWGNNFALQYSYFNESSIVEEVEQSYTGDRHKQKQVSYSWNHSISEIINSLLAQGLQLEFFNEYEYSVYNCFPNLKEIEKGKFRFKPPYDKLPHTFSLKVRKPFSKKKISGRIEV; encoded by the coding sequence ATGAGCCAATTAAATCCAAATGATAAAGAATACGAAGAATATAAAAAAGAACCCAGTGATTATTTAGAAGCCAATAAAAAGATGTGGAACTCGCTCACAGAAGCCCACAAAAATTCTAATTTTTATAATGTCTCACAGTTCAAAAAAGATAGAAATTCATTAAATGCCATAGAAATAAATGAAGTAGGCGATGTAGAAGGAAAGTCCCTTTTACATCTGCAATGTCATTTTGGAATGGATACGCTTTCGTGGGCAAATATGGGCGCAGAGGTTACAGGAATGGACATGTCTGATGCCTCAATAGAACTGGCTGGCGAACTTAGTAAAGAAATTGAAACTCCTGCAAAATTTGTAGTTTCTGATGTTTATTCGCTTAGAGATAATTTGCAAGGCGAATTTGATGTAGTTTTTACTTCGTATGGTGCAATTGGTTGGCTTCCAGATTTGAATAAATGGGCTGAAATAGTAGCTAGTTATATCAAAGAAGGTGGTTTTTTTTATATGGTAGAGTTTCACCCCGTAATTTATATGTACGAATGGGGAAATAATTTTGCGCTTCAATATTCTTATTTTAATGAATCTTCAATTGTAGAAGAAGTAGAACAGTCGTACACAGGTGATAGACACAAACAAAAACAAGTTTCTTATTCTTGGAATCATTCTATAAGTGAAATCATAAATTCGCTGCTTGCACAAGGTTTGCAATTAGAGTTTTTTAATGAATATGAATATAGCGTTTACAACTGTTTTCCAAATCTGAAAGAAATAGAGAAAGGAAAGTTTCGTTTCAAACCTCCTTATGACAAACTTCCTCATACATTTTCACTAAAAGTAAGAAAGCCATTTTCTAAGAAAAAAATTAGTGGCAGAATTGAAGTTTAA
- a CDS encoding trans-sulfuration enzyme family protein, whose amino-acid sequence MKKSTQCVHSGTYFDEKSGGVNTPIFTSTAYTYNDAASISYPRYFNTINQEVVAQKIAALERGEAALIFSSGMAATMTALLGVLEAGDHLILQNDIYGGTHYAVSEQLSKIGIESTFVEGRKVEDFEKAIKPNSKAIFIETPSNPLLLLVDIAEMANFAKENNLISVIDNTFGTPIFQNPLRLGIDIVIHSGTKYLAGHSDLSCGAVVTSQKMIEKIHHVAFNFGGNLDSMATSLLERSLKTLAIRVKTQAQNAQKIAETLQKLPQIKKVFYPGLESHPDHEIAKKQMKDGFGAMLSFELDTDAEGRAKFVRHLELICKALSLGGVESTLTEPSLTSHSKIPADMRKRMGITDNLYRLSVGIEDADDLIEDLTNAIQTL is encoded by the coding sequence ATGAAAAAATCAACGCAATGTGTTCATAGTGGAACTTATTTTGATGAAAAAAGTGGAGGTGTAAATACGCCTATTTTTACTTCAACAGCTTATACTTATAATGATGCAGCATCAATTTCTTATCCCCGTTATTTCAATACAATAAATCAAGAAGTAGTTGCTCAAAAAATTGCAGCATTAGAACGTGGTGAAGCTGCTCTTATTTTTTCTTCTGGAATGGCTGCAACGATGACAGCACTTTTGGGAGTTTTGGAAGCTGGCGACCATTTGATTTTGCAAAATGATATTTATGGAGGCACTCATTATGCTGTAAGTGAGCAGCTTTCAAAGATAGGAATTGAATCTACTTTTGTAGAAGGACGAAAAGTAGAGGATTTTGAAAAGGCTATAAAACCAAATTCTAAGGCTATTTTTATCGAAACGCCTTCAAATCCGTTGCTTTTACTTGTTGATATTGCAGAAATGGCAAATTTTGCAAAAGAAAATAATTTGATTTCAGTTATTGATAATACATTCGGAACACCTATTTTTCAAAATCCATTAAGGCTAGGAATTGATATTGTGATTCATAGTGGAACAAAATATCTAGCAGGACATAGCGACCTTTCTTGTGGCGCAGTTGTTACTTCTCAAAAAATGATTGAAAAAATCCATCATGTAGCTTTTAATTTTGGAGGGAATTTGGATTCTATGGCAACTTCCCTCTTGGAAAGAAGTCTCAAAACATTGGCTATTCGTGTCAAAACGCAAGCTCAAAATGCTCAAAAAATTGCTGAAACATTACAAAAATTACCACAAATAAAAAAAGTATTTTATCCTGGATTAGAAAGTCACCCAGACCACGAAATAGCAAAAAAACAAATGAAAGATGGCTTCGGTGCAATGCTTTCTTTCGAACTAGATACTGATGCCGAAGGTAGAGCCAAATTTGTTCGTCATTTAGAATTGATTTGTAAGGCACTTAGTTTGGGAGGTGTAGAAAGCACACTTACTGAACCTAGCTTAACTTCTCACTCAAAAATTCCTGCTGATATGCGTAAAAGAATGGGAATTACTGATAATCTGTACCGTCTTTCTGTCGGAATTGAGGATGCCGATGATTTAATCGAAGACCTTACAAATGCTATTCAGACTTTATGA